One Helicobacter cetorum MIT 00-7128 DNA window includes the following coding sequences:
- a CDS encoding 50S ribosomal protein L25/general stress protein Ctc translates to MLEGVIRESITKANAKALKKDGYLIANVYGKGIENVSCAFKLNPFIKYLKEKKHLIFPVKLGDKTYEVVVQEYQKNPVTNELIHVDLLAVTKGVKSKFKVPVKHQGTPVGLKNKGILMLSKKRVRVECTPEHLPDCYLVDVTSLDVNESILVRDLKKHENVKILDNDSIAVIGVIKAK, encoded by the coding sequence ATGTTAGAAGGCGTTATTAGAGAGAGTATTACTAAGGCTAATGCCAAAGCTTTAAAAAAAGATGGCTATCTAATCGCAAATGTCTATGGCAAGGGAATTGAGAATGTCAGCTGTGCGTTCAAATTAAACCCTTTCATCAAATACCTTAAGGAAAAGAAACATTTGATTTTCCCGGTGAAATTAGGGGATAAGACTTATGAAGTCGTGGTTCAAGAATATCAAAAAAATCCTGTAACCAACGAGCTTATCCATGTGGATTTACTCGCTGTAACTAAGGGCGTGAAATCTAAGTTTAAAGTTCCTGTTAAGCATCAAGGCACTCCAGTGGGCTTAAAAAACAAGGGGATTTTAATGCTCTCTAAAAAGCGTGTGCGTGTAGAATGCACTCCAGAGCATTTGCCAGATTGCTACCTAGTAGATGTAACTTCTTTAGATGTGAATGAATCTATCTTAGTGCGTGATTTAAAAAAACACGAAAATGTTAAGATTTTAGACAATGATTCTATTGCCGTAATCGGTGTGATTAAGGCGAAGTAA
- a CDS encoding UDP-N-acetylmuramoyl-L-alanyl-D-glutamate--2,6-diaminopimelate ligase, with protein sequence MKLKKSLVYKNHTYSFLSDDTNEALKDPNDTLFVKTPLNEKYAHLIEEKNLAILDFNELKNYFDFKIKIIGITGTNGKTTTASLMYSLLLDLNKKVALLGTRGFFVNDKRLKEKGLTTPTLLELYNNLEIALSLECEYFIMEVSSHAIAQNRIAGLNFALKILTNITSDHLDFHKSIENYRDTKNSFFKDESLKIINRDEKNALFNPINAHTYALDKKAHLNIQAFSLNPSISASLCYQKDLREPKITENALAYSPLLGRYNLYNILAGILGVKLLTELPLETITPLLENFYGVKGRLEIVHSKPLVVVDFAHTEDGMQQVFESFKTQKIVALFGAGGDRDKTKRPKMGAMASYYAHKIILTSDNPRSENEEEIIKDILKGIDKNAHSKVIVEIDRKKAILNALEHLKDDEVLLILGKGDESIQIFKDKTIFFSDQEIVKNYYQNLKQG encoded by the coding sequence TTGAAACTCAAAAAATCACTTGTTTATAAAAACCATACTTACTCCTTTTTAAGTGATGACACTAACGAAGCCTTAAAAGACCCTAATGACACTCTCTTTGTCAAAACCCCCCTAAATGAAAAATACGCTCATTTGATTGAAGAAAAAAACCTAGCCATTTTAGATTTTAACGAGCTTAAAAACTATTTTGATTTTAAAATTAAGATTATAGGCATCACAGGCACTAACGGAAAGACCACTACAGCAAGTTTAATGTATTCTTTACTCTTAGATTTGAATAAAAAGGTCGCTCTTTTAGGCACAAGGGGGTTTTTTGTCAATGACAAACGCTTAAAAGAAAAAGGCTTAACCACCCCCACTCTTTTAGAACTCTATAACAACTTAGAGATAGCCTTATCTTTAGAATGCGAATACTTTATTATGGAAGTTAGCTCACATGCCATCGCTCAAAATCGCATTGCTGGGCTTAACTTCGCTCTTAAAATTCTCACTAATATTACAAGTGATCACTTAGATTTCCATAAAAGCATAGAAAATTATAGAGACACTAAAAACAGCTTTTTTAAAGACGAGAGCTTAAAAATTATCAACAGAGATGAAAAAAACGCCCTTTTTAATCCTATTAACGCTCACACTTACGCACTAGATAAGAAAGCTCATTTAAACATTCAAGCTTTTTCATTAAATCCTTCTATTAGTGCATCCTTATGCTATCAAAAAGATTTAAGAGAGCCTAAAATTACAGAAAATGCTTTAGCCTATTCCCCACTTTTAGGGCGTTATAATCTTTATAATATTCTAGCTGGGATTTTAGGGGTTAAGTTACTCACAGAGTTGCCCCTAGAAACTATTACGCCTTTATTAGAAAATTTTTATGGGGTCAAGGGGCGTTTGGAAATTGTGCATTCTAAGCCCTTAGTGGTAGTAGATTTTGCCCATACAGAAGATGGCATGCAACAAGTCTTTGAAAGTTTTAAAACCCAAAAAATTGTCGCTCTTTTTGGAGCAGGGGGTGATAGAGATAAGACTAAACGCCCCAAAATGGGAGCGATGGCAAGTTACTACGCTCATAAAATTATCTTAACTTCAGATAATCCAAGAAGTGAAAATGAAGAAGAGATTATCAAGGATATTTTAAAAGGCATAGACAAAAACGCTCATTCTAAGGTTATAGTAGAAATAGATAGAAAAAAAGCCATTTTAAACGCCCTAGAACATTTAAAAGATGATGAAGTCTTATTGATTTTAGGCAAGGGCGATGAAAGCATTCAAATCTTTAAAGACAAAACGATTTTTTTTAGCGACCAAGAAATTGTTAAAAACTATTATCAAAATTTAAAACAAGGATAA
- the pth gene encoding aminoacyl-tRNA hydrolase produces the protein MTLLVGLGNPTERYAYTRHNVGFDILDLLVKDFNISFTFYSKHNACVCIYNDFILLKPQTYMNLSGESVLSVKNFYKPQEILVIHDELDLALGVMKFKNGGGNGGHNGLKSIDLLCSNNYYRLRVGISKGANIIEHVLSRFNENEEPLKNAVFEHAKNALKFFIKTHDFNATQNRFTLKNPLILES, from the coding sequence ATGACGCTTTTAGTAGGTTTAGGCAACCCTACTGAGCGTTACGCTTACACAAGGCATAATGTCGGCTTTGACATTTTAGACTTGCTTGTTAAAGATTTTAATATCTCTTTCACTTTTTATTCCAAGCACAATGCTTGTGTATGTATTTATAATGATTTTATCTTGCTCAAACCCCAAACTTACATGAATTTGAGTGGCGAAAGTGTCCTAAGCGTTAAAAATTTTTATAAACCCCAAGAAATTTTAGTTATCCATGATGAATTAGACCTAGCTTTAGGTGTTATGAAATTTAAAAATGGCGGAGGGAATGGGGGGCATAATGGCTTGAAATCCATTGATTTGCTCTGTTCTAATAATTATTATCGTTTAAGAGTGGGTATTTCTAAAGGGGCTAATATTATTGAACATGTGCTTTCAAGATTCAATGAAAACGAAGAGCCTTTGAAAAACGCTGTATTTGAACATGCTAAAAATGCCTTAAAATTTTTTATAAAAACCCATGACTTTAACGCCACACAAAATCGCTTTACCCTTAAAAATCCTTTGATTTTAGAGAGCTAG
- a CDS encoding DNA adenine methylase encodes MPLIAPKTLKNNVCYNLDTNILIEKIECDLLYLDPPYNSRQYSSAYHLLENIARFEKQTPQGVAKKIPLEHLKSEYCTKNAPLVFKDLISKARAKYILLSYNNMGDKGNSRSNAKISDEIILSILKQKGKVEIFETPYKYFSTGKSKITNHKERLFLCKVQ; translated from the coding sequence ATCCCCCTAATAGCGCCCAAGACACTAAAAAACAATGTTTGTTACAACTTGGACACTAATATTTTAATAGAAAAAATTGAGTGTGATTTATTGTATTTAGACCCCCCTTATAATTCTAGGCAATATAGTAGTGCCTATCATCTTTTAGAAAATATCGCTCGTTTTGAGAAACAAACCCCACAAGGTGTGGCTAAAAAAATCCCCTTAGAACACCTAAAAAGTGAATATTGCACTAAAAATGCCCCCTTAGTTTTTAAAGATTTAATTTCTAAAGCTAGGGCTAAATATATTTTACTCTCTTATAATAATATGGGCGATAAAGGTAATAGCCGTTCCAATGCTAAAATAAGCGATGAGATAATTCTAAGTATTTTAAAACAAAAGGGCAAAGTAGAGATATTTGAAACCCCTTATAAATATTTTAGCACGGGTAAATCTAAAATAACCAATCATAAAGAAAGATTATTTTTATGCAAAGTGCAATAA
- a CDS encoding DUF1561 family protein yields MADSAKNIEIVLDDKTYGLHLVFYKGESYPVLGDVKSSIKASIDSLGRIIFVHHGVHLALTAPDSVTGLYFESTEKWDYLTFRPAVLNDDNQRFIIRDKKILTANQEYIVKVYKNTLYISKNPTDYYDFHLSDTTSHFLSHPSEVFNFSFKTPISWLYLEKGVVYYVESKRSVLDFITYYYYNPITGHIAQYHKDTGELYGLTSSSGIDSWEYIHFKPCKDEMTAKEKENNKNQSFQLLLVDNKAIILDAYGNNLRVKTYGPYWGVPYFINPSYANQDDANTPIDYFYLDNAIGDLSRFTHKSLETCSKGAPQAPILDPKLAHRKSSRELLGLGNDFQLTDAWKRRLHAIATTCVRGVVSRIGMCGVCLLQSYQIVLELLRYTDNPLQSGGALFDTAPNTDPFISFTSRFPGLALALEIPGEFIRRVSDPAYMPTRAAHAHTGMSYTMLAGYQVSTTPMLDSTQFPTRLNEMLHAEAGNVWIAFVYSIDSSGRTNQMVGHALPFVRTRDGLIAIRTNTPDRTLENYSHDLFPLRDLRAILNVLTTGFNHTIRYVQLVHVDHPIANPFSQTLTCHSFAHASQ; encoded by the coding sequence ATGGCTGATTCTGCAAAAAATATAGAAATTGTGCTTGATGACAAAACTTATGGCTTACACCTAGTTTTTTATAAAGGCGAGAGCTATCCTGTGCTAGGGGATGTGAAGAGTTCTATCAAGGCAAGTATAGATTCCTTAGGGCGCATTATTTTTGTTCATCATGGGGTGCATTTGGCTCTCACAGCCCCAGATAGTGTTACAGGATTGTATTTTGAAAGCACAGAAAAATGGGACTATTTGACCTTTCGCCCCGCTGTGTTAAACGATGATAACCAACGCTTTATCATTAGGGATAAGAAAATTCTTACCGCTAATCAAGAATATATTGTTAAAGTTTATAAAAACACGCTCTATATTTCTAAAAATCCTACTGACTATTACGATTTTCATTTGAGCGACACTACAAGCCACTTTTTAAGCCATCCAAGCGAAGTGTTTAACTTTAGTTTTAAAACCCCTATTTCATGGCTCTACTTGGAAAAAGGCGTGGTGTATTATGTAGAGAGCAAACGCTCTGTGCTTGACTTTATCACCTACTACTATTACAACCCTATCACAGGGCATATCGCACAATACCATAAAGATACCGGCGAATTATACGGCTTGACTTCAAGTTCAGGCATTGATTCTTGGGAATACATTCATTTTAAGCCCTGTAAAGATGAGATGACTGCCAAAGAGAAAGAAAATAATAAAAATCAGTCTTTCCAGCTCTTGCTTGTAGATAACAAAGCCATTATCTTAGATGCTTATGGGAATAATTTAAGAGTAAAAACTTATGGGCCTTATTGGGGGGTGCCTTATTTTATTAACCCTTCATACGCTAATCAAGATGACGCTAACACACCTATAGATTATTTCTACTTGGATAACGCCATTGGCGATTTGTCTCGTTTCACGCATAAGAGCTTAGAGACTTGTTCTAAAGGTGCACCCCAAGCCCCAATTTTAGACCCTAAACTTGCTCACAGAAAATCTAGCCGTGAATTATTGGGGCTAGGGAATGACTTTCAGCTCACAGATGCATGGAAAAGACGCTTGCATGCCATTGCGACCACTTGTGTGCGTGGGGTAGTTAGTCGTATTGGAATGTGTGGGGTATGCCTTTTACAAAGCTATCAAATTGTTTTAGAACTCTTGCGTTATACAGACAATCCTTTGCAAAGTGGTGGGGCTTTATTTGACACCGCTCCTAATACCGACCCCTTTATTTCTTTCACTTCACGCTTTCCGGGGCTTGCCCTAGCTTTAGAAATTCCGGGCGAATTTATTCGTAGAGTGAGCGACCCCGCTTACATGCCTACTCGTGCCGCACATGCCCATACCGGTATGAGCTATACCATGTTAGCTGGATATCAAGTCAGCACAACCCCCATGTTAGATTCAACACAATTCCCCACACGCCTAAATGAAATGTTGCATGCAGAAGCAGGAAATGTGTGGATTGCATTTGTTTATAGCATTGATTCATCAGGACGCACTAACCAAATGGTAGGGCATGCCTTACCATTTGTTCGCACAAGAGACGGGCTCATTGCTATACGCACCAATACACCAGATAGAACGCTTGAAAACTACTCCCATGATTTATTTCCTTTGAGAGATTTGCGTGCTATCTTAAATGTGCTTACCACAGGATTTAACCACACCATTAGATATGTCCAGCTTGTGCATGTAGACCACCCCATAGCCAACCCTTTTAGCCAAACCCTAACTTGCCATTCTTTCGCCCACGCTTCACAATAA
- a CDS encoding LptF/LptG family permease → MRLFRFVGWYYFKYFLIVLLALELFFVSIDSLKYADKMPDSANMIILFFTYDILFALNYTLPISLLLAMVLFYITFIKSNQYTALLSIGFSKRQILNPVLIISFFFTSIYVGLNTTSFVYMEEKTQNLIYKENFSATSEHLLVKYNDDYVYFGKINPLLQKAENIKVFRLKNKVLESYAEAKEAFFEGKYWILHDTTIYSMPSHFELGTNALKTAHLKTFKTLKNFRPKVLDTIYQNKPAVSITDAISSLHALMRQNADTKKVRAFLYVFGILPFFVPFLGVLIAYFSPSLARYENLALLGLKFIIITLVIWGLFFALGKFSVSGMFMPEIGVLLPFFIFLTLSCYYLKKLNSKL, encoded by the coding sequence ATGCGTTTGTTTAGATTTGTAGGGTGGTATTACTTCAAATACTTTCTCATTGTGCTTTTAGCCTTAGAATTGTTTTTTGTAAGTATTGATAGCTTGAAATACGCCGATAAAATGCCCGATTCTGCAAACATGATTATCCTATTTTTTACCTATGATATATTATTTGCTCTCAATTACACTTTACCCATTTCTTTGCTTTTAGCAATGGTTTTATTTTATATTACTTTTATTAAGTCTAATCAATACACTGCCTTATTGTCTATTGGCTTTTCCAAACGCCAGATTTTAAACCCAGTGCTCATTATTAGCTTTTTTTTCACTTCTATTTATGTGGGATTAAACACAACTTCTTTTGTGTATATGGAAGAAAAAACGCAAAATCTCATCTACAAAGAAAATTTTTCAGCCACTTCAGAGCATTTATTAGTGAAATACAATGATGATTATGTGTATTTTGGCAAGATTAATCCGTTATTGCAAAAAGCTGAAAATATCAAAGTTTTTCGTTTAAAAAATAAAGTGCTAGAATCTTATGCTGAGGCTAAAGAGGCTTTTTTTGAAGGCAAGTATTGGATATTACATGACACTACAATTTATAGCATGCCTTCACATTTTGAGCTTGGCACAAACGCCCTGAAAACAGCCCATTTAAAAACCTTTAAAACGCTCAAAAATTTTCGCCCCAAAGTCCTAGACACCATCTATCAAAATAAACCCGCCGTTTCTATTACAGATGCCATTTCTTCTTTGCATGCTTTAATGCGACAAAATGCAGACACCAAAAAAGTGCGTGCTTTTTTGTATGTGTTTGGAATCTTGCCCTTTTTTGTGCCGTTTTTAGGCGTTCTAATCGCTTATTTTTCGCCCAGCCTTGCTCGCTATGAAAATCTAGCCCTTTTAGGATTAAAATTTATCATTATCACGCTCGTTATTTGGGGGCTATTCTTTGCTTTAGGGAAATTCAGTGTTTCAGGAATGTTTATGCCTGAAATTGGCGTATTATTACCCTTTTTTATCTTTTTAACCTTGAGTTGCTACTATCTTAAAAAACTCAATTCTAAACTTTAA
- a CDS encoding AlwI family type II restriction endonuclease — protein MVFLKQLLKTHIQVNNKTIRPLLLILKVLDELEYLNYDEFTYLIPLITDSKILNLLIDKIKEYRKLENIQKDRNSFIDAIIYEVLIGMPNYQKALQIFLKNEVSIDLICKIGINRKSPNYDRNYFEIYQALQNCFLNGINNQETHLITLFKSLKNLKNSKTCRLWFKLIFAKNPTSKIIEQNQVSTCLSSTNPFLNCKDIQEFKQIFFKYLHVFKAKATLEDYFDLNCRYFNLSDIIVFENGLIKLDILPKHYFKQVIDSLSLQIFKPNHQLKQAISLEEIIGNAPNLDRLYRDLSLALNAPIKNQQDIIYNTNHYKKQQFITLIENKFSNAVLLKLLQLFKDRNNNPKADKNIFELVTDEANIPTIFEYIIGIIWYKISQFEGDLGVFLKLSLQPNLLPKTHAKGGDADIIFEYAPKLPFYHKHCLLLEVTLTTKDNQRRMELEPVSRHLGNHLIKTKNLNDYAIFISTYLDPNVVSDFSYRKIMPYQKDKKGINGMKILSLDTDILGVILSKNITYENLFVILDNFYQQELKDQDYCKPYSKINAF, from the coding sequence ATGGTTTTTTTAAAACAGCTTTTAAAAACGCATATTCAAGTCAATAACAAAACTATAAGACCCTTATTATTAATCTTAAAAGTTTTAGATGAATTAGAATACCTTAATTATGATGAATTTACATACCTTATTCCCTTAATTACTGACTCAAAAATCTTAAATTTACTAATTGATAAAATCAAAGAGTATAGAAAACTAGAGAATATCCAAAAAGATAGAAATAGCTTTATAGATGCCATTATTTATGAAGTTTTAATAGGCATGCCTAATTACCAAAAAGCCTTACAAATATTTTTAAAAAATGAAGTTAGCATAGATTTAATCTGTAAAATTGGCATCAACAGAAAAAGTCCTAATTATGATAGGAATTACTTTGAAATATATCAAGCTTTACAAAATTGTTTTTTAAATGGCATAAATAATCAAGAAACACATTTAATAACACTCTTTAAGAGCCTTAAAAATTTAAAAAACTCCAAAACTTGTCGCTTATGGTTTAAACTTATTTTTGCTAAAAATCCTACTTCAAAAATAATTGAACAAAATCAAGTTTCTACTTGCTTATCTTCAACTAACCCATTTTTAAATTGTAAAGACATTCAAGAATTTAAGCAAATCTTTTTTAAATACTTGCATGTGTTTAAAGCAAAAGCGACTTTGGAGGATTATTTTGATTTAAATTGTAGATATTTTAATTTGAGTGATATTATCGTGTTTGAAAACGGATTAATCAAGCTAGACATACTCCCTAAACACTATTTTAAACAAGTTATAGACTCGTTGTCTTTACAAATTTTTAAACCAAATCATCAATTAAAACAAGCTATTTCTTTAGAAGAGATTATAGGAAATGCCCCAAACCTTGATAGGCTTTATAGGGATTTAAGTCTAGCTCTTAACGCTCCTATCAAAAATCAGCAAGACATTATCTATAATACTAATCATTATAAAAAACAACAATTTATCACACTGATTGAAAATAAATTTAGTAACGCAGTTTTATTAAAACTTCTTCAATTATTTAAAGATAGAAACAATAATCCTAAGGCAGATAAAAATATTTTTGAGTTAGTTACTGATGAGGCTAATATTCCTACTATTTTTGAATACATTATAGGCATTATTTGGTATAAAATCTCTCAATTTGAGGGTGATTTAGGCGTATTTCTAAAACTCTCTTTACAACCTAATTTATTGCCAAAGACTCATGCAAAAGGGGGAGATGCTGATATTATCTTTGAATATGCCCCTAAGTTGCCTTTTTATCACAAGCATTGTCTGTTATTAGAAGTTACACTAACAACTAAGGACAATCAAAGGCGTATGGAATTAGAACCTGTTAGCAGACATTTAGGTAATCATCTTATTAAAACAAAGAATTTGAATGATTATGCCATTTTTATTAGCACTTATTTAGATCCTAATGTAGTGAGCGATTTTTCATATAGAAAAATCATGCCTTATCAAAAGGACAAGAAAGGCATTAATGGTATGAAAATCTTATCTTTAGATACAGATATTTTAGGTGTGATTTTAAGTAAAAATATTACTTATGAAAATCTTTTCGTAATACTAGATAATTTTTATCAACAAGAGTTAAAAGACCAAGATTATTGTAAGCCATATAGCAAAATTAATGCATTTTAG
- a CDS encoding DNA adenine methylase, which produces MQSAIIPSCFNYIGGKTKLLPQILKHFPKNLEVFVDLFCGGCSVGLNVKAKQIIFNDSNTKLIKLLESIKNIPYELFMQEVQSLIDAYNLSKSNIHGYDFYQSNSSIGLAKHNKAPFLKLREDYNTLLKNKQDNLFMFYTLIVYAFNNQIRFNQQGFFNLPVGKRDFNANLQNKFITFSKTLAQKNAVFSRIDFREFKINTLPKNTLIYCDPPYLITNAPYNELNAWTIQEEKDLLNFLDNTDKKGLKFALSNVLASKNQENFLLKEWAKKYHCHYLKKSYANSNYQRKNKQAPSIEVLITNY; this is translated from the coding sequence ATGCAAAGTGCAATAATTCCTAGTTGCTTTAATTATATAGGGGGTAAGACCAAATTACTCCCTCAAATTTTAAAGCATTTCCCTAAAAACTTAGAAGTTTTTGTGGATTTGTTTTGTGGGGGTTGTAGTGTAGGGCTAAATGTTAAGGCTAAACAAATTATTTTTAATGATAGCAACACTAAACTTATTAAGCTTTTAGAAAGCATTAAAAATATTCCTTATGAACTTTTTATGCAAGAAGTTCAATCTTTAATTGATGCTTACAATTTGTCAAAAAGCAACATACATGGATATGATTTTTATCAAAGTAATAGCTCTATAGGACTTGCAAAACATAATAAAGCCCCTTTTTTAAAATTAAGAGAGGATTACAACACGCTTTTAAAAAATAAACAAGATAATCTTTTTATGTTCTATACTTTGATTGTTTATGCCTTTAATAATCAAATCCGTTTTAATCAGCAAGGTTTTTTTAATCTTCCTGTAGGCAAGAGAGATTTTAATGCAAATTTACAAAATAAATTTATAACTTTTTCTAAAACCTTAGCACAAAAAAACGCTGTTTTTAGTCGTATTGATTTTAGAGAATTTAAAATCAATACATTGCCTAAAAATACACTTATTTATTGCGACCCCCCTTATTTAATCACTAATGCCCCTTACAATGAATTAAACGCATGGACTATACAAGAAGAAAAAGATTTATTAAACTTTTTGGATAATACGGATAAAAAAGGATTAAAATTTGCCCTTTCTAATGTGTTGGCGAGTAAAAACCAAGAAAATTTTCTTTTAAAAGAATGGGCTAAAAAATACCATTGCCACTATTTAAAAAAGAGCTATGCTAATAGCAATTATCAAAGAAAAAATAAACAAGCTCCAAGCATAGAAGTGTTAATCACAAATTATTAG
- a CDS encoding transaldolase: MQEFSLWCDFIERDFLENDFLKLISKGAICGATSNPSLFFQAITKSAFYRDEITKLKGKKAKEIYETLALKDILQASNALMPLYEKDPKNGYISLEIDPFLEDNASQSIDEAKRLFKALNRPNVMIKVPASESSFEVIESLAKALIPINVTLVFSPKMAQQIAQLLARVAQKRAVISVFVSRFDKEIDSLVSQNLQAKSGIINATECYYEIEKHANHLTSTLFASTGVKSSSLAKDYYIKALCFKNSINTAPLDALNAYLLNPNTEYQTPLSMTEIEAFKKELKKQNLDLENVAQKLLNEGLVAFKQSFEKLLSSF; the protein is encoded by the coding sequence ATGCAAGAATTTAGTTTGTGGTGCGATTTTATAGAAAGAGATTTTTTAGAAAACGATTTTTTAAAGCTTATTAGTAAGGGTGCGATTTGTGGAGCGACAAGTAATCCAAGCCTTTTTTTTCAAGCGATTACTAAAAGCGCGTTTTATAGAGATGAAATTACTAAACTTAAAGGTAAAAAAGCTAAAGAAATTTATGAAACTCTAGCTTTAAAGGATATTTTACAAGCTTCAAATGCTTTAATGCCCCTATATGAAAAAGACCCCAAGAATGGTTACATTAGCCTAGAAATTGACCCTTTTTTAGAAGACAATGCGAGTCAAAGTATTGATGAGGCCAAACGATTATTTAAAGCTTTAAACCGCCCTAATGTGATGATAAAAGTTCCAGCAAGCGAAAGCTCTTTTGAAGTCATAGAATCTCTAGCTAAAGCTCTCATTCCCATTAATGTAACCTTAGTCTTTTCACCTAAAATGGCTCAACAAATCGCTCAATTACTAGCTAGAGTGGCACAAAAAAGAGCGGTCATTAGCGTGTTTGTCTCACGATTTGACAAAGAAATAGACTCTCTTGTGTCTCAAAATTTACAAGCAAAAAGTGGCATTATTAATGCTACAGAATGTTATTATGAGATAGAGAAACACGCTAATCATCTTACAAGCACTCTTTTTGCATCTACTGGGGTTAAATCTAGTTCTTTAGCTAAAGATTACTATATCAAGGCTTTATGTTTTAAAAACTCTATTAACACCGCTCCCCTAGATGCCTTAAACGCTTATTTACTCAATCCAAATACAGAGTATCAAACCCCCCTAAGCATGACAGAAATTGAAGCGTTTAAAAAAGAATTAAAAAAGCAAAACTTGGATTTAGAAAATGTCGCCCAAAAACTTCTTAACGAGGGCTTAGTCGCCTTCAAACAATCCTTTGAAAAGCTTTTAAGTAGTTTTTAA